The genomic window ACCCGCTGCTCGGCGTGTGCCTGGGCCACCAAAGCATCGGGCAGGCGTTCGGGGCGCGGGTGGAGCGGGCGCAGCGGCCCGTCCACGGCAAGACGAGCGCGGTGCGGCACGGGAACACCGACCTCTTTGCCGGACTGCCGCAGGACGTGCGCGTGACCCGGTATCACTCACTGGTCGTGCGCGGGCTGCCGCCGGAGCTGGAAGCGACCGCCTGGAGCAGCGACCCCGAGGAAGAGGTCGTCATGGCGCTGCGCCACCGCGAATACCCCATCTACGGCGTGCAATTTCACCCCGAAAGCATCGAAACCCAGGAGGGCCTGCACATGCTGGAGAACTTTTTGCGCCTGGTACGCGAGCGGAGGGCCGCGTGACCGCTCCCACTGCTCAGTCCATGCAGGCCCAGCCCATTCACGCCCGGCTGATGAACGGCGAGGTGCTCAGTCAGGACGACGCGACCGCCTTCATGCGTGAAGTCATGTCGGGGGACATGAGCGGCGTGCGGATGGCGGCGGCGCTCGCGGCCCTGCGGGTGCGCGGCGAAACGCCCGAGGAAATCGCCGGCTTTGCCCAGGCCATGCGCGAGAGCGCCGTCACGGTCAAGGTTCGCCCCCGCGACGTGCTGATGGACGTGGTGGGCACCGGGGGCGACGGGGCGCACACCTTCAACATCTCGACGACCACCGCCTTCGTGCTGGCGGGCGCAGGTGTACCCATCGCCAAGCACGGCAACCGCGCCGCGAGTTCGCGGGCCGGGAGCGCGGACGTGCTCGAAGCCCTGGGGGTCAACCTCGACGCCTCGCCCGAGGTGATTCAGGAAGCCATCGACACGCTCGGAGTGGGCTTCATGTTCGCCCGCAACTACCACCCCGCGCTGCGGCACGCCGCCCCGGTGCGCTCGGACCTCGCCGCCCGTACGGTGTTCAACATCCTGGGGCCGCTGTCCAACCCTGCCGGGGCCACCCACCTCGTCGTGGGCGTATTCCGCGCCGACCTGACGCGCACGCTCGCCGAGGCGCTGCGGCACCTGGGCGCGAAAGGGGCGACTGTGGTCTACGGCGACGGCCTCGACGAATTCACCGTCTGTGGCCCCAACACGGTCTCGGGCCTGCGAGATGGCGAAATTATTGACCGGACGATGCATCCCGAGGAATTTGGTGTAGACCTGCACCCCAAAACGGCGATTGTGGGTGGCAGCCCCGCCGAGAATGCCGAAATCACCCACGCCCTGCTGACCGGCGGCGGCACCCCGGCGCAAAAGGACATCGTGGCGCTCAATGCCGGGGCCGCGCTGCGGACGGCGGGCCGGGTCGGGACTATTCGCGAAGGCGTGGAGCAGGCCCGCGAAGTCATGAAAGGCGGGCAAGGCTGGGAGATGCTGCAAAAGTACGGTGCGTTGACCAAGCGCTAGAGCAAGACGACGAAAAAGGCGCCCCCACCATCGGGAGCGCCCTTTTTTTTATTGCCGGGAATCAGAGACGGCTGCGAATCGCCTGAAGGCTGGCGCTGTCGGCCCAGCTCATGCCCTTGTCCACGTACATGCGGGCGGCAGTGCGGTCACCGCGTTGGAGGGCGATGTAGGCGAGCTTGGCGGCGCTCAGCGAGGCCCACTGCTTCTCGGTGTCGTTGAGGTCGCCGAGGCGGTTCCAGGCGTTGTAGGCGTTGATCCACCACTGGGTCTTGGTGTAGAGCTGCGCGAGGTAGGCGTTGTAGTCACGGTTGCCGGTGTCCTGGGCCGCCGCGAAGTAGCTGTGGTCCACCGCGGCTTTCCACAGGGTGCGGTCGTAGAAGGGCACCGGGTACGCCACGTCGGCCTGCACTGCATATTCCTGGGCGCGGGCGAAGTTGTCGCTGGCCGACAGGGTGGCGGGCGTCATCGCGTCGCCGGTCATCGTGGTCGTGCTGGTCATCGGAGCGGTGGTCGCGGGAGCGGTTTGCGCGGCAGCGAGTCCAGCCAGCGCAAAAGCAGTCAGCATCAGTGTCTTTTTCATAGCGAGTCACATCTTAGGGCGCTAGTTTGAGGCGCGTCCACCAGTTGACCCAAGACCTACTCACTGGGTAAAGGGTGCTTAAAGACACCATTGACGATCCCGTCCTGTCCCCCCACAAGGAGCCGACCTGTCCATGCCTGACCCCGCTGCCCGCCGCTTTTCCCTGCCCCCTTTTCCGCTGGCCGCTCTGGCCCTGAGTGTGGCCCTGCTGGGAGCGCCCGCCTCCCTTGCGCAGACCGCCGCGCCTGCCCCTGCGCCGGCCCAGACGCCCGCTGCCGCCAGCCGCGCCGCCGCGCCCCGCGTGAGCTGGACCAAGCCGCTCAAGGTGTCGTCGCCGGTCAGCATCGGCCCGCGCGGCGAGCTGACCTACGTGGGCAACGACAGCCGAGTGCACCGCACCGATGCGAGCGGCAAGGAGCTGTGGTCCTTCGCCCTCGGGGACATAGGCCGCGCCCAGCCGGTGCTGACGCCCGACGGCGGCGTGATCACGGCGGCGTATGACGACACGGTGTACGCCCTGTCCCCCGCCGGGCAACTGACCTGGAAAGCCAAACTCGACGGCGACGTGTTCGCCAGCCCCGCCCTGCGGCCCGACGGCAGCGTGGTCGTCGCCACGGCGGGCGGCACGGTCTATGCGCTGAGCAGCAGCGGACAGACCCTCTGGAGCTACAAGGTGGGGGCGCCGGTCTTCAGTTCGCCTGCCGTGGCCGCCGACGGCACCATCTACTTTGGGGCACAAAATGGCCGACTGCACGCGCTGAGTCCCGAGGGGCGGCTGACCTGGACCTACGCGGCGCGTTCGTCGGTGTTCAGCTCGCCCGCGCTCGACGCCGAGGGCAATCTCTACTTCGGCTCGGGGGACCGCAGCATCTACAGCCTCTCTCCCGCCGGAACGCTGCGCTGGGTGCAGCCCACCGGCCTGTTCGTGAACGCCAGCCCCATCGTGACCCGCGCCGGGCTGGTGGTGGTCGGCAGCTACGATGGTCAGCTCTACGCCCTGAACACCAATGGACAGGTCGCCTGGACCTACGCCGCCGGGGCCGCCATCGCCGCGCCTGCCGCCGAACTGAGCGACGGCAGCGTGGTGGTCGGTGACCTCAACGGCACCCTGCACGCGGTGACGCCCACCGGGCAGGCGTTGTGGACGCTGCCGGGTGGCGCCAAGATCGACACCGGCGCGGCGGTCAGCGACCAGGGCACCCTCTACTTCGCGGTGGACGGCGGGAACCTCAACGCCGTCGAGAACCTGCGTCCGCTGGCGACCGGCCCCTGGCCCACCTTCCGCGCCTCGCCGCTGGGCTGGGGCCGCAGCGCGACGGCGGCGGAGTTGACCGCTCAGACCCAGGCGCGTCAGGCCGCCGCCGCCGCGAGCACCAGTCAGCAGCCGCGTCTGCCCACGCTGGCACAGGCACCGGCTCCAACGCCTGCACCGGCTCAGACGACGCCCCGGCCACAGCCCACGCCTGCTCAGCCGGCGACGCCTGCGGCTCCGGTGCCACCGGTCGCCAGCCCAGCCCCGGCCACTGCGCGCCTCACCCCCCAGGTCATCGGCGGGGTCATCTACCTGCCGCTTTCGCCCATCGCGGCGGGGCTGGGGTATCAGGTCCAGGCAGGCAGCCCCACCCGCGCCCTGTTGGTGGCTGGGTCGCAGCGGCTGACCGTGCCAGTGCGGGCAGTGGGCGGCCAGAGCCTGATTGCCCTGCGCTTCGTCACTGGGTTGCCGGGCGTCAGTGTTGAGCGGCAGGCTGGGACTCTCACCCTGCGCCGCGAAGGCCTGAGCGCGGCGCTGCCACTCGACCTCGCGCAACTGCTGCCGTGGGCGCCGCAGCCGGAATTCCCGGGCGTCGTGCGCCGCTGAAGACAGAGCAAAAGAAGCGGGCCGCCTGGTGAACCCTGGGCGGCCCGCTTCCTGTTTTATTTGCGTTTGGTCTTGGACTTGGCCGGCTTTGACGGGGCGGGAGGCGTCGCTGGGCTGGCAGAGGTGGTGACCACCGTGACTGCCGGGTCCGCCGCGACCACTTCCACTTCTTCCACCTCGGGGGTCGGTGTGGGAGTCGCGGGGTCAGGAGCAGTCGTAGTTGGGTCGGCGGCGGGCACCGGAACAGGCGTCGTCGGCAAGGGGCGCGTGGCCCGGCGGCGGCTGTGCCCACGCAGCAGCAGGTTCACGAGTTGCCGCACGAAGCTGAAGGCGAGCCCGATGATCATCGGGAGCAGAGCCACGCGGCGGAATTCCTCGCTGCCGAGGAGTTTGATGGGCGTGTCGAGCGAATGCCCCAACTTGTCGGCGCCGAGCACCGCCCCCGCATAGATCAGGCCGGCGAAGGGCAGCACGAGAACCCCACCCGAGTGCTTGACCAGCAGCAGGGCAAACAGCGCGGCGGCTATCAGGGGCGCCACCACGAGCCACTGCTCTGGCGTGGCCCCCGGCGCGAGAAACACCAACGCCCCCAGCGCCAGCCCCAGGTAGCCGAACCAGCCCGCGCACTCGTCGGCGAGGATAGTCAGCAGCACCCAGACGAACAGTTTGTTGGTCCAGACGCCGGGGGTCCACAGAAAGTAAGCCAGCCCGGCCAGCAGCGCCAGCCCGAGCAGAACACGCAGGAACGTCCACAGGGCCTTGCGGTCAGCCTGGGCAGAAGGAGCAGCGGCAACGGTCATGCGCCCTCAGTTTTAGCACGTGCGCGCCAAAGTTCTCTGCTCCCGGCCCACTGACCGGCTTCCAGCGGGGCGAGGCGACACGGCCCAGTGGGATGCCGCTCGCCGTTGATACGTCCTGCGTCCGATTCCTTAAAATCCAGAAAAGCACTGGATTTTAGTCCATCTCCCGCAGGACGTATTCTTTGCTTCTCGCTCTGCTCGGGTTGAATCGCTCAAATTGAGCGCTTCAACCGCAACCGCTATCAGTCGGCCTCGACCAGTTCCGTCTGCTTCTTGGTCCTTTTCTTGGCGGGCGCTTTGGCCTTGGCGGGCTTTTCCGCCTTTTCACCCCTGGCACGCGGCTCGGCGGCCACGATGCCCGGCACCTTGCGCAGGTACTCGCCGGTGTAGCTCGTCGGGTGGGCAGCGACTTCTTCGGGTGTGCCCACCGCCACGACGGTTCCGCCGCGCACGCCGCCTTCCGGCCCCAGGTCGATGAGGTAGTCCGCCGACTTCATCACGTCGAGGTTGTGCTCGATGATGACCAGCGTGTTGCCACCTTCCGCGAGGCGTTGCAGCACGTCCATCAGCTTGCGCACGTCCTCGAAGTGCAGGCCGGTGGTCGGCTCGTCGAGGATGTAGATGGTGCGCCCGGTGGCCCGCTTGCTCAGCTCGGTCGCCAGCTTGATGCGCTGCGCCTCGCCGCCCGAGAGCGTGGTGGAGGGCTGGCCGATTTTCATGTAGCCCAGGCCCACGTCGAGCAGCAGTTGCATCTTGCGCTCGATGGTCGGGATCGCCTCAAAAAACTCGTGGGCGTCCTCCACCGTCAGGTCGAGCACGTCGGCAATCGTCTTGTGGTTGTACTTGACCTCCAGCGTCTCGCGATTGTAGCGCGCCCCGTGGCAGACCTCGCAGGGCACGTAGATGTCGGGCAGGAAGTTCATCTCGATCTTCATCACGCCGTCGCCCTTGCAGTGTTCGCAGCGCCCGCCCTTGACGTTGAAGGAAAAGCGTCCGGCCTGATACCCGCGCCGCCGCGCCTCGGGAGTCCGGGTGAACAAATCACGGATTTCGGTGAACACGCCCGTGTAGGTCGCCGGATTTGAGCGCGGCGTGCGCCCGATGGGCGACTGGTCGATCTCGATGACCTTGTCCAGCTGCTCCATGCCCTCGATGCGGTCGTACAGTCCCGGCGTGGTCTTGGCGCCGTTGAGTTCGCGGGCCAGCGTGGCGTGCAGGATGTCGTGAATCAGGGTGCTTTTGCCGCTGCCCGAGGGGCCAGTCACCACCGTCATGGTGCCGAGCGGAATGGACACGTCCACGTCCTGCAAGTTGTTCTGGCGCGCGCCGAAGACCTTCAGGAACTTGCCGTTGCCGGGGCGGCGCTCGGCGGGCACCTCGATTTTCATCTCGCCGCGCAGGTACTTGCCGGTGAGGCTGTTCTTGTCCTGCTTGACCTGTTCGGGCGTGCCCGAGGCGATGACTTCGCCGCCGTGCACCCCCGCGCCCGGCCCCATGTCGATCAGGTAGTCGGCCTCCAGCATGGTGTCCTCGTCGTGCTCCACCACCAGCAGCGAGTTGCCCAGGTCACGCAGGTTCTTCAGCGTGCCGATGAGTCGCCCGTTGTCCTTGGGGTGCAGGCCGATGGACGGCTCGTCGAGCACGTACAGCACCCCGGTCAGGCCGCTGCCCACCTGGGTCGCCAGCCGGATGCGCTGCGCCTCGCCGCCCGAGAGCGTGTTGGCGGTGCGGTCCAGCGAGAGGTAGTCGAGCCCCACGTCCACCAGAAACTTCAGCCGGGTGCGAATCGCCCGCAGAATCGGGGCCGCCACCGCCGCGCCGAACGTACCCAGGTCGTACTCGTAGTGCAGCGGGCCGTGCGCCTTGGCGGTGCCGCCGGTGTGGCGCTTGAGGAAGGGCTCGATGGCCGCGTGATCGAGTTCGCCTTCCTGCAACTGCTGGAAAAAGGCGTCGGCGTCCAGCACGCTCATGCCGCTCGTCTGCGAGATGTTCAGGCCGCCCACCCGCACCGCCAGAATCTCGGGCTTGTAGCGGGTGCCGCCGCAGGTGGGGCAGGGCCGCAGCTCCATGAGTTCCTCGAGCCTCTCGCGCATGAATTCCGACTCGGTGTCGGCGTAGCGCCGCTCCAGGTTGGTGATCACGCCCTCGAACTCGGTCATGAAGCGCATGGTTTCCTTGCCGCCGCGCCGGTAGACAACCTCAAAAGCCTCGCCGGGGCCGTGCAACACGGCTTTTTGCGCCTTCGCGGGCAGGTCCTTCCAGGGCGTTTTCAGGTCGAAGTCGAGGTGCTCGGCCAGCGCCTTGAGCTTGTCCCAGTAATAAATGCCCGCGTCGGCGCCCTTTTTGGTCCAGGGGATGATGGCGCCCCCGGCGATACTCAGTTTTTCGTCGATGATGCGCTCGGGCGAGAATTCCTGCTTGGCCCCGATGCCCGCGCAGTCGCCGCAGGCGCCGTAGGGCGAGTTGAAGGAAAAGGAGCGCGGCTCGAGTTCTTCCAGCACGCTGCCGTGTTCGGGGCAGGCGAACTTCTCGGAGTACAGCTCCTCGTGCGCGCCGCCGTCCTCACCCGCGTCGGGCAGCAGCACCCGCAGCAGGCCCTCGCCGCGCCGGATGCCGAGTTCCACCGACTCGGCGATGCGGCTGCGGTCGCTCTCACGTAGAGTCAGGCGGTCGATGACGATGTCCACGTCGTGCTTCTCGAACTTTTCCAGCTTGAGCTTTTCGGCTTCTTCCAGTTCGTAGAGCGTGCCGTCCACCCGCACCCGCGCGTAGCCCTCACGTCGCAGGTCAGCGAACAGCTTCTTGTACTCGCCTTTGCGTCCGCGCACCGCCGGGGCGAGCAGGATGGCGCGCTTGTCGGGAAAGCCCGCCAGCAGGCGGTCGGTGACTTCGCTGGGGCTCTGCTTTTCGATTTTGCGTCCGCAGATGGGGCAATACGGCGTACCGACGCGGGCGTAGAGCAGGCGCAGGTAGTCGTGAATCTCGGTGACGGTACCCACCGTGCTGCGCGGGTTGTGGCTGGTCGTCTTCTGGTCGATGGAAATGGCCGGCGAGAGGCCAGTGATGCTGTCCACGTCGGGCTTTTCCATCAGGCCCAGGAACTGCCTCGCGTAGGCACTGAGCGACTCGACGTAGCGGCGCTGGCCCTCGGCGTAGATGGTGTCGAAAGCCAGCGTGGACTTGCCGCTGCCCGACACGCCGGTAATCACCACGAAGCGGTCGCGGGGCAGCTCCACGGTGATGTCCTTGAGGTTGTGTTCCCGGGCGCCGCGCACGATGAGTTTGTCTTGCATGAAGCTCCTTTTGGCTGTCCTGCACGCCTTTTGGCAACAGGGCATGATTACGGCAGGCGCGTAAGGCAGCCTTGGCCCTACGTTCTCAAACGGAATATTCTAACAGGTCGCCCGGCCCTGAATGTGCTGCGTAAAGGCAGGAAAAACCGCCCCGGCGAGGGCGGCGTGGGGTAAATCATTCGATGTTCAACCTCGATCACCCTCAGGCAGCTGCACGCCCCAGCACCGCCTGCACGCCGCGCCGAGTGGCGACATACTCGAGGCCCTGTGCACCCCGGCACGGCTCGATAAGCTGCCGGTCTTCGAGCCAGTGCAGCGCCGCGCGGGGGTAGTCGCGCCAGTCGGGGCGCTGCTGGCGGGCGAGGGCCAGCAGGTAGCGGTGGGCCTGGCGCACGGTCATGCCCGGTGCAGGCTCGCTGGGCCTCAGAGGAGCAGAAGGGGCGACGAAGGTCATGCCATCAGCTTGCGCGGCGGCGACGAGCGCCGGGTGACAGCGCCGGCCCTTTTCCTTAACTGTAGCTTTCCCTGAACTGTGGCTTTCCCTGGCCGGGGCACTGGCCTTTATCCTCCTCCCCATGACCTTTTCCGAACTCGACCCCCGCACGCTCACGGCGCTCGGCACCGCCGGGGCGCTGGAGGCGGCGACCTCGCCCCGCGCCCCGGCGGACGTGCTCAGCGGCCTCTCGGCGCATCCCGACGCCCGCGTCCGGGCTCAGGTGGCGCTCAACCCCAACACCCCCGCCGAGGTGCTGGGCCTGCTCGCCGCTCAGTTTCCGCGTGAGGTGCTGAGCAATCCGGGATTGCCGCTGCTGAGGCTCGCGCGCCCCGGCCTGCTGGGGTCGTTTCCTGCCGAGGGGGTCACGGCGCTGCTCGCGCTGCCCGACGCGCCCGGCTGGGTGGTGGATTCGGCGCTGCGGCACGAGGACTACGGGGTCCGCACGGCGCTCGCGGCCCGGCCGGGGCTCTCCCCCGAGCGGGTCACGGCGCTGGCGGGGGACGCCGGGTGGCAGGTGCGCGAGGCGGTGGCGCAGCGCCCGGACCTGCCCGAGCCCCTGCTGCGCCAGCTCGCGGAGGATGAGGACTACGACGTGCGCAAGGCCACCGCGCTGCGCCCCGACCTGCCCGGCGACCTGCTGCGGACGCTGGTGACCGACCCGCACACCCTGGTGCGGGCGAACGTGGCGCGGCGGCTGGATTTGCCGCTCGACTGCCTGCTCTCGCTGGCGACAGGCGGCGACCCCGACGTGCTGGCGACCCTGGCCCGCCGCACCGACCTGCCCGCCAGTGTGCGCGAGTGGCTCGCGGCCAGTGCGGAGCCGCTGGTGCGCTCGGCGGCGCTGCAAGCCTGGACGGTGCCCGAGTCGTGGCTCGCCCGCGCCGAAACCGACGCCGACCCCGACGTTCGCTCGGCCCTAGCCCGCCGTCCTGATCTGTCGCCAGAAGTGCTGGAACGCCTCGCTCATGACGAATCGGGGACCGTGCGCCGGACACTGCTCGAACGCAACGACCTGCCCGACGGCGCAATTCTTGCCCTCGCACAGGCCCCCGAGCCCGACCTCCGCTTGCAGGTGGCGAGTGCCGAGGAACTGCCCGCCGCCGCCCTCGAAGCCCTGCTGACCGACGAGAGCACCGACGTGCGGACCATCCTCGCCGTGCGGCCCGACCTCGGCCCCGAACGGCTCGCCCGCCTCGCCGCCGACGAGAGCGCCGAGGTGCGCCGGGGGGCGGCCCTGGCGCCGACGCTGCCGCCCGAGTTGCTGCGTCAGCTTTCCGCCGACCCGAACGCGGGGGTGCGCCGAACCCTTCTGACCCGCCGCGAGCTGCCCGCCGAAGTGATTCGCGAGCTCGCCGCCGACCCCGACGAGGGCGTGCGCCTGCTGGTGGCCGGGCGCGCTGGTCTGCCCGCCGACTTGCGCGAGCAACTGGCGGCGGACCCCGATGAAAATGTGCGGCGGGAGGTTGCAGGGTGATGATGAGGGGTTGATGGTTTCACTGCGTTGATGGGTGATGGGGATGGCGTTAGGCAGGCAGGAGAAATTCCTCCCACTTGCCGACCAATCCACCGTTCTGAACGTCCAAGAAGATTTTGGCCGAGGCGTCAGCAGTAGGGAAGGTATACGCCGCTTTGAGGACTTCGCCCGTTTTGGTGCAAGTAAAGGCGGAGTCGAGCGGAGCCGCCTGGACCATTGTGCTGACCAATCGGTATCCGCTGCCGTCCAGCACAATGTTTTGATTGGCGGCGCTGACGGCTTCCAGTGTGCCCGCCTTCCAATGCCTATGGCTGGTCAGTTGAGTCCCCGACCACACGAAAGAAGCGTCCGACCAAGTGACTGTTCCACACCGCGCTACCACCGCTGGGATCAGCGACACCGAGCGGGCGGAAGCGACGAAGCTGGGCGGATTCACCGAAGTGCAGGCAGTCAGACCGAGCAGGGCCGAAGTTATCCAACAAAAAGTCACGCCTAGCCCAACTTCCTCTCCCTTGAATTTTGCAACCTTTTACGCTCCTGGCAGAACTGCCCCTGCTAAACTCTTTCGGTGACTTCTTCCGCCGGCCCCGACCTGCTCCAAGCCCTCAACCCCACCCAGGCGCAGGCTGCCGACCATTTCACTGGCCCCGCGCTCGTGATTGCCGGGGCGGGCAGCGGCAAGACGCGCACGCTGATTTACCGCATCGCGCACCTCATCGGGCATTACGGGGTGCATCCCGGCGAGATTCTGGCGGTGACGTTTACCAACAAGGCCGCCGCCGAGATGCGCGAGCGGGCGGGCCACCTCGTGCCGGGCGCCGGTGACCTATGGATGAGCACCTTCCACTCGGCGGGCGTGCGGATTTTACGGACCTACGGCGAGCACATCGGGCTGAGGCGCGGCTTTGTCATCTACGACGACGACGACCAGCTCGACATCATCAAGGAAGTCATGGGCAGCATTCCCGGCATCGGCGCCGAGACGCAGCCGCGCGTCATTCGCGGCATCATTGACCGCGCCAAGAGCAACCTGTGGACGCCCGACGACCTTGACCGCTCACGCGAGCCCTTTATCAGCGGTTTGCCGCGCGACGCCGCCGCCGAAGCCTACCGCCGTTATGAGGTCCGCAAGAAAGGCCAGAACGCGATTGATTTCGGCGACCTGATTACCGAAACGGTGCGGCTGTTCAAAGAAGTCCCCGGTGTGCTCGACAAGGTGCAGAACAAAGCGAAGTTTATTCACGTGGACGAGTACCAGGATACGAACCGGGCGCAGTATGAATTGACGCGGCTTTTAGCTTCAAGAGACCGCAACCTCTTGGTCGTCGGAGATCCCGATCAGTCGATCTACAAGTTTCGTGGCGCCGACATTCAAAACATTCTCGACTTCCAGAAAGATTATCCCGACGCCAAAGTGTATATGCTTGAGCACAATTATCGTTCGAGCGCCCGTGTACTGGAAGCGGCAAACAAACTCATTGAAAACAACACCGAACGCCTCGACAAGACACTCAAGCCGGTCAAGGAAGCGGGCCAGCCCGTCACCTTCCACCGCGCCACCGACCACCGCGCCGAGGGTGACTACGTGGCCGACTGGCTGACCCGGCTGCACGGCGAGGGGCGGGCCTGGTCGGAGATGGCGATCCTGTACCGCACCAACGCGCAGTCCCGCGTGATTGAAGAGTCGCTGCGGCGGGTGCAGATTCCGGCGCGCATCGTGGGCGGCGTGGGCTTTTACGACCGGCGCGAGATTCGCGACATCCTCGCCTACGCCCGGCTCGCCCTGAACCCGGCGGACGACGTGGCGCTGCGGCGCATCATCGGGCGGCCCCGGCGCGGCATCGGCGACACGGCGCTGCAAAAGCTGATGGAGTGGGCGCGCACCCACCACACGTCGGTGCTGACGGCCTGCGCCAACGCCGCCGAGCAGAACATTCTGGACCGGGGCGCGCACAAGGCCACCGAGTTCGCCGGGCTGATGGAAGCGATGTCGGAGGCCGCCGACAACTACGAGCCCGCCGCGTTCCTGCGCTTTGTGATGGAGACGAGCGGCTACCTCGACCTGCTGCGCCAGGAGGGGCAAGAAGGGCAGGTGCGGCTGGAAAAC from Deinococcus radiodurans R1 = ATCC 13939 = DSM 20539 includes these protein-coding regions:
- a CDS encoding ATP-dependent helicase; the protein is MTSSAGPDLLQALNPTQAQAADHFTGPALVIAGAGSGKTRTLIYRIAHLIGHYGVHPGEILAVTFTNKAAAEMRERAGHLVPGAGDLWMSTFHSAGVRILRTYGEHIGLRRGFVIYDDDDQLDIIKEVMGSIPGIGAETQPRVIRGIIDRAKSNLWTPDDLDRSREPFISGLPRDAAAEAYRRYEVRKKGQNAIDFGDLITETVRLFKEVPGVLDKVQNKAKFIHVDEYQDTNRAQYELTRLLASRDRNLLVVGDPDQSIYKFRGADIQNILDFQKDYPDAKVYMLEHNYRSSARVLEAANKLIENNTERLDKTLKPVKEAGQPVTFHRATDHRAEGDYVADWLTRLHGEGRAWSEMAILYRTNAQSRVIEESLRRVQIPARIVGGVGFYDRREIRDILAYARLALNPADDVALRRIIGRPRRGIGDTALQKLMEWARTHHTSVLTACANAAEQNILDRGAHKATEFAGLMEAMSEAADNYEPAAFLRFVMETSGYLDLLRQEGQEGQVRLENLEELVSAAEEWSQDEANVGGSIADFLDDAALLSSVDDMRTKAENKGAPEDAVTLMTLHNAKGLEFPVVFIVGVEQGLLPSKGAIAEGPSGIEEERRLFYVGITRAMERLLMTAAQNRMQFGKTNAAEDSAFLEDIEGLFDTVDPYGQPIEYRAKTWKQYRPTVPAATTAVKNTSPLTAELAYRGGEQVKHPKFGEGQVLAVAGVGERQEVTVHFASAGTKKLMVKFANLTKL
- the trpD gene encoding anthranilate phosphoribosyltransferase, whose amino-acid sequence is MQAQPIHARLMNGEVLSQDDATAFMREVMSGDMSGVRMAAALAALRVRGETPEEIAGFAQAMRESAVTVKVRPRDVLMDVVGTGGDGAHTFNISTTTAFVLAGAGVPIAKHGNRAASSRAGSADVLEALGVNLDASPEVIQEAIDTLGVGFMFARNYHPALRHAAPVRSDLAARTVFNILGPLSNPAGATHLVVGVFRADLTRTLAEALRHLGAKGATVVYGDGLDEFTVCGPNTVSGLRDGEIIDRTMHPEEFGVDLHPKTAIVGGSPAENAEITHALLTGGGTPAQKDIVALNAGAALRTAGRVGTIREGVEQAREVMKGGQGWEMLQKYGALTKR
- a CDS encoding desiccation/radiation resistance protein, with the protein product MPDPAARRFSLPPFPLAALALSVALLGAPASLAQTAAPAPAPAQTPAAASRAAAPRVSWTKPLKVSSPVSIGPRGELTYVGNDSRVHRTDASGKELWSFALGDIGRAQPVLTPDGGVITAAYDDTVYALSPAGQLTWKAKLDGDVFASPALRPDGSVVVATAGGTVYALSSSGQTLWSYKVGAPVFSSPAVAADGTIYFGAQNGRLHALSPEGRLTWTYAARSSVFSSPALDAEGNLYFGSGDRSIYSLSPAGTLRWVQPTGLFVNASPIVTRAGLVVVGSYDGQLYALNTNGQVAWTYAAGAAIAAPAAELSDGSVVVGDLNGTLHAVTPTGQALWTLPGGAKIDTGAAVSDQGTLYFAVDGGNLNAVENLRPLATGPWPTFRASPLGWGRSATAAELTAQTQARQAAAAASTSQQPRLPTLAQAPAPTPAPAQTTPRPQPTPAQPATPAAPVPPVASPAPATARLTPQVIGGVIYLPLSPIAAGLGYQVQAGSPTRALLVAGSQRLTVPVRAVGGQSLIALRFVTGLPGVSVERQAGTLTLRREGLSAALPLDLAQLLPWAPQPEFPGVVRR
- the uvrA gene encoding excinuclease ABC subunit UvrA, encoding MQDKLIVRGAREHNLKDITVELPRDRFVVITGVSGSGKSTLAFDTIYAEGQRRYVESLSAYARQFLGLMEKPDVDSITGLSPAISIDQKTTSHNPRSTVGTVTEIHDYLRLLYARVGTPYCPICGRKIEKQSPSEVTDRLLAGFPDKRAILLAPAVRGRKGEYKKLFADLRREGYARVRVDGTLYELEEAEKLKLEKFEKHDVDIVIDRLTLRESDRSRIAESVELGIRRGEGLLRVLLPDAGEDGGAHEELYSEKFACPEHGSVLEELEPRSFSFNSPYGACGDCAGIGAKQEFSPERIIDEKLSIAGGAIIPWTKKGADAGIYYWDKLKALAEHLDFDLKTPWKDLPAKAQKAVLHGPGEAFEVVYRRGGKETMRFMTEFEGVITNLERRYADTESEFMRERLEELMELRPCPTCGGTRYKPEILAVRVGGLNISQTSGMSVLDADAFFQQLQEGELDHAAIEPFLKRHTGGTAKAHGPLHYEYDLGTFGAAVAAPILRAIRTRLKFLVDVGLDYLSLDRTANTLSGGEAQRIRLATQVGSGLTGVLYVLDEPSIGLHPKDNGRLIGTLKNLRDLGNSLLVVEHDEDTMLEADYLIDMGPGAGVHGGEVIASGTPEQVKQDKNSLTGKYLRGEMKIEVPAERRPGNGKFLKVFGARQNNLQDVDVSIPLGTMTVVTGPSGSGKSTLIHDILHATLARELNGAKTTPGLYDRIEGMEQLDKVIEIDQSPIGRTPRSNPATYTGVFTEIRDLFTRTPEARRRGYQAGRFSFNVKGGRCEHCKGDGVMKIEMNFLPDIYVPCEVCHGARYNRETLEVKYNHKTIADVLDLTVEDAHEFFEAIPTIERKMQLLLDVGLGYMKIGQPSTTLSGGEAQRIKLATELSKRATGRTIYILDEPTTGLHFEDVRKLMDVLQRLAEGGNTLVIIEHNLDVMKSADYLIDLGPEGGVRGGTVVAVGTPEEVAAHPTSYTGEYLRKVPGIVAAEPRARGEKAEKPAKAKAPAKKRTKKQTELVEAD
- a CDS encoding DUF2336 domain-containing protein yields the protein MTFSELDPRTLTALGTAGALEAATSPRAPADVLSGLSAHPDARVRAQVALNPNTPAEVLGLLAAQFPREVLSNPGLPLLRLARPGLLGSFPAEGVTALLALPDAPGWVVDSALRHEDYGVRTALAARPGLSPERVTALAGDAGWQVREAVAQRPDLPEPLLRQLAEDEDYDVRKATALRPDLPGDLLRTLVTDPHTLVRANVARRLDLPLDCLLSLATGGDPDVLATLARRTDLPASVREWLAASAEPLVRSAALQAWTVPESWLARAETDADPDVRSALARRPDLSPEVLERLAHDESGTVRRTLLERNDLPDGAILALAQAPEPDLRLQVASAEELPAAALEALLTDESTDVRTILAVRPDLGPERLARLAADESAEVRRGAALAPTLPPELLRQLSADPNAGVRRTLLTRRELPAEVIRELAADPDEGVRLLVAGRAGLPADLREQLAADPDENVRREVAG
- a CDS encoding anthranilate synthase component II, which produces MSDTPLSLLLIDNYDSFTYNLVQYFGALGCELTVWRNDAFTLDDVRQLDPDAIVVSPGPCTPLEAGLSVDVVRELGPQYPLLGVCLGHQSIGQAFGARVERAQRPVHGKTSAVRHGNTDLFAGLPQDVRVTRYHSLVVRGLPPELEATAWSSDPEEEVVMALRHREYPIYGVQFHPESIETQEGLHMLENFLRLVRERRAA